The nucleotide sequence ATTGGAACCTGTTGTTGACCTGGTTCTGGTCGAAACGGAATCTCCTACTTGCCTGGTTTTGGAATCTATTGTTGTCGTTCTTTTGGGCAAAGTTGAACTGATTGTTACCCTGGTTTTGGTTAAAGAAGAACCTACCGGCTTGGTTCTGGCTGGACCGGAACTGAGCGTTCTGCTGCTGGCTCTGGTATCTGATGGGGGACAAGACGTCAGCCTTCACCACAACATAACTAGGAGATGTAAGTCTGTTGTTGCTGAAGCCGTATCGCTGAGAATATTGGCCCTGCCTGGAGAACTGGTTGTTGAAGttggactgctgctgctgctgtcggttCTGGGTCAAGAATTGGTTTTGGTTGGCTCGTCGTTGGCCCTGGATGGAGTACTGATTCCTGGCGAACTGTTGGTTGTTATTGGAAAACTGGTTGCGGTTAGACTGCTGGTTCTGGGCGGAGAAAATGTTCCTGTTGGACTGTTCATTCTGGAAAGAGAACTGGTTCCTGTTGGATTGTTGGTTCTGACCGCCGAAGAATTGATTCCTGTTGACCTGCTGACCTTGGAGGAACTGGTTCCTGTTGAACTGCTGCGATTGGCTGAACTGGTTCCTGTTGGACTGTTGGCCCTGGCTGAACTGGTTCCTGTTGGACTGTTGGACCTGGCTGAACTGGTTCCTGTTGAACTGCTGGCCCTGGTTGAACTGGTTCCTGTTGGACTGTTGGCCCTGGATGAACTGGTTCCTGTTGAACTGCTGGCCCTGGCTGAACTGGTTCCTGTTGAACTGCTGGCCCTGGTTGAACTGGTTCCTGTTGTCTTGTTGGGTCTGGACAGACAAGTCACTTCGACCTTGAAGGCCTCGTAGATTGTTGCTGTTCACTCGTCCTTGAGTTGAGTACCTCTGGTACTGAGCATTGTTTAGGTTCAGGCCCTGCTggctagtgctgctgctgctgaggcgaCTGAGGCCTTGGTCGACGGAGAACCCGCGGGAGTCGCTGCCGAAGGAGCTGCGGGTGTTGCTACCGCCGTACCCTAAGAGGAAGTCGTTGCTACGACTGCGTTCCGTGCCGTACCGAATGTGGACGAGATTGTTGTTTGGCGTGCGCTGAAGGTACTGTTCCCCGTGGCTGTGGCCGGGGAGGTTGTCCAATCTTGAGCCAGAGGCAAGCACGAGCAAAGAGCCTAGAAGAATGACCGAGTTTTCATTTAGCGTTTACAGGAATGAAGGCGATATCTCCACAGTACAATGCAAATGGTATATGGTACATATTGCGTATATAGTTCTATATGAAGTTATATCTATAGGCTATAAGCAATGAAGTATGTACTGGATCGACGCCCTTGGGGTAGATCAGCGTCTGTAGGAACCAGCCCAAAGAACTCGCTCTCTACACTCAGTCTACTGTCTTCGTCACACGGAGTTGACGAATCACAAACGAAATCTATGGTAGATTCCATTATATCTATTGTGTAGATGATGATAAAATACGATAGATTCCATATCTATtgtgtagataatgatgatatacgGTAGATTCCATTATATCTATTGTGTAGATGATTATTCGAAAACTCTTGTGAATCTGAATTCGGAATTTTGACAATATAAGGTAATTCGTAGTAAGCATACAATGATCTTATAGATACGATGAAACGCCCCATCTACGTGATTCAGTGAAAGTGAAGCTGTGTTTCAGATTAGGCTGCAAAATGAAACTTTCCTTCTTTGTTCATCGGATGTTTCAACAACTTTAATACCATTTGCGGTTGAGATGGGAAGTCCATTTAAAGAATATATAATCCATGGCATTGTGCGTATACTTTCGTAGAATTCAATCTACATGTTCTAAAGTTTGCTCCTGAAAGGTAGcaaattatcatttctatcaagaATTTATCTCGACACCGCAGGAGTAAAGCACTTTGATaatgattatacatacatattatacagCAGCAGATAATCTGATTGtaatattgttattaatatttccAGTGTAATTCACCACGTAATCTGTACTGTATTTACTGATAATTCAAGTGAataaaaataattcactttaaacaAAGAATAATAGAAAATTAACTCATCAATACGATCAACTGGACAGAAAGGAGTACGGTAGTAAAACTGAGGTAAAGAAATGATTGTATCAGTTACTACGAAGGAAATCTCAAGGATCTAACCCTTAAATATCTTCATATCTAAGTACAGTTGAAACCTTTCCCAATTCTGAAACCCTTTTTGGAAAATGGCCTCGCACGCCTCTCTCCTGTTAGCCACAATCGTCCTAGCAGTTCGCCTCTCTCTTGGATCAGGTATGGTGAAGAAAACTTtatcatcactcatgatggttgAGGTGAGGGACGCATCAGTGTATGGTGATGAGTAAGGAGGAATAGTAGTTTCTCAGACctggatgtatacatatgtataccatcATTCGGCTCGTCTGAGAGAAAACGTATTATGTATGTACCAGGCATCTATCAGGTACAGTGATTTGTCGTAGCGTAATTATGATATTCTTCTCGTGTTTGTTGGCAATATCTTCGTCTGAGGTGCTGCGCATGGCGGCAACTGACAAGACACATATTGAGTGACAACTCCTCACGTTTTCTTAGTTACCAACCGTAACCATAATAATCAATAAAGTGTCTCTGTCAATTACTTACTGacttttttgggggaaaagaaaacggtCATTGGTTAGCTAAGATAGGTAAAGTCGTCGATGGCCTTTGACGAAGAATATTCAAGATTTATCGCTAGGGAATTAATGAGGACTGTGGATCGTGTGATGTCTACCGGAAACAAATGGACTAATTCATGCAAAAAGTGTCCCAGGACTGCTGGGGCGGGCGAGAAGTCCTTACCTAAGAGGAGGAAGACCTTCATCTTGAAGAACAGTGGGCGAATGTGCACAACCTATCCGGGCGACCTGCCTTTATATAGGGATCATCTGGTGACCAGTTGCCAAGTAGCCTTTTCTCAACGTCTGTTGGTTTGAGATCTGGTAAGGCGTCGACACTCACGTTAATCAAAGGCCATCATTATGGCCAGTCGGGAAACGCATCGTCTACCAAGACACTTTTAAACCTCGAGTACATACCGCTTGTACTTCGTCCCACTAGGGAATGGGGTTCATTGAGTGAATGTCATTTCATGGGAGTAGCAAACTTCGAGTCAACCAACCAGTCTGGCGACATTCACTCTCCATAGAGTCCTCCTCAGACACCCCCATACACCCTCagcc is from Panulirus ornatus isolate Po-2019 chromosome 57, ASM3632096v1, whole genome shotgun sequence and encodes:
- the LOC139766300 gene encoding uncharacterized protein yields the protein LNENSVILLGSLLVLASGSRLDNLPGHSHGEQYLQRTPNNNLVHIRYGTERSRSNDFLLGYGGSNTRSSFGSDSRGFSVDQGLSRLSSSSTSQQGLNLNNAQYQRYSTQGRVNSNNLRGLQGRSDLSVQTQQDNRNQFNQGQQFNRNQFSQGQQFNRNQFIQGQQSNRNQFNQGQQFNRNQFSQVQQSNRNQFSQGQQSNRNQFSQSQQFNRNQFLQGQQVNRNQFFGGQNQQSNRNQFSFQNEQSNRNIFSAQNQQSNRNQFSNNNQQFARNQYSIQGQRRANQNQFLTQNRQQQQQSNFNNQFSRQGQYSQRYGFSNNRLTSPSYVVVKADVLSPIRYQSQQQNAQFRSSQNQAGRFFFNQNQGNNQFNFAQKNDNNRFQNQASRRFRFDQNQVNNRFQSNQNLDGSRIQSFQNQRDSRFQARQNQRSQFNTQSFGSQNQQGQSSSFRTQGFQQGLARQDQQQQQQQQQQQQFDSRLQSHNNQFQHSGNQFQTSSQQFHSSNRQAAHGSQNALSSQFSTNLQTSQLKEIAGRIENDAGDKVLGVFQTFSVPATASLAEGQISSSFSCSSYGQGYFADPESSCRMFHVCTPVQATEGHTTQYRFTFRCGEGEEFDQRTLTCSRSSTSCSSASSLFSSSKERSQHLYSGFSSSADVSADKGTCYLASNNIITGVRRK